GAAGTTGCTCAGGTTGAGAAATCCGTCGCCGCGCAGCAGCGCCAGCACGGCCGGCGTATCGGCCGGCAGCACGCTGCGCGGCGCGGCGGCAGCCAGGGCCGGCAAGCGCCCGCGTACGTCGATCAGCTGGCGCAGTGCCAGGTACAGCCGGCCGCTGGCGCTCACGCCATCGTGGCGCCATGCCAGCAGGCTGTCGTCGAACGCGGGACGCTGCAGCCAGCGGCTGTCCATCGCCCTGTCGGCCCGCTGCGTGTAGCTGCGATCGTTGGTCATGCCCAGTTCATCGCCCATGTACAGCACGGGCAAGGCGCCAAAGCTCAAGGCCAGGCCATGCAGCAGCAGCAGGCGCCGCAACGCGTATTCCTGCTCCTGCACCGTGGCGGCGCTTTCCAGGCCGGCCAGCGAGGCGGCCATGCCGTTGCTGCCATGCGCCTTGTCGGCGCTGCTGCTCTGGAAGGCGGCGCCGCGCGCATAGCTGCCGGTGGCGCCGGCAAAGAACTGCGCGATGCGCGCCAGGCGCGCCGGTCCGTCCGCGCCCGCCTCATTGAGCAGCACGTTCCAGCCGATGTCGTCGTGGCAGCGCACATAACTGAGCCAGCTTGCGGCCGGCGGCAGCGGCGGCGTGGCGGCGATCACCTGCTGCAGCAAGTCCGTGCTTTCCTCCGCCAGCGCGCCCCAGCCGGCGGCCATCAGGCTGCTGTGATAGGCGATATGGCACTCGGGCGCCGCATCGCTGCCAAAGTAGGCGGGCAGCTTGGGCGTGGGCACGATGGCTTCGGCCTTGAGCAGCACACCGGGCGCGACGATGGCGGCAAGCGCCCGCAGGGCTTGCAGCAGGCTGTGGGCTTCGGGCTGGTTCATGCAGTCCGTGCCGTCGCGCTTCCACAGGAAGGCCGTCGAATCGAGGCGGAACACTTCGATGCCCTTGTTGGCCAGGCCCAGCATGGCGCCGGCCATGGCCGCGAAGACGGCCGGATTGGCGTAGTTCAAATCCCACTGGTAGGGATAGAACGTGGTCCAGACCCAGCGCTGCAGCTCCGGCACGAACGTGAAATTACCGGGCGCCGCCTGTGGAAAGACCTGGCCCACGGTACGCTCGTAACGGTCCGGCTGCACGCGGTCGGGATAGGTGTGGAAAAAATCGCACAGCAGCGGGTCGCCTGCCTTGGCGCCCAGCGCCCACGCATGGTCGTCGGCCACGTGGTTGAGGATCAGGTCCGAGCACAGGCTGATGCCGGCCGCGCGCAGTTGCGCCGTCAATGCCAGCAGGTCGGCATTGCTGCCCAGGGCGGGGTCGACTTCCTCGAAGCTGGCGACGGCAAAACCGCCATCACTTTCGCCGGCCCGCGCACGCAAGAACGGCAGCAGGTGCAGATAGGTCACGCCCAGTTCGCGCAGGTGGGCAATGCGCGCCGCCACGCCCTGCAGGTTGCCGCCGAAGCGCTGCACGTAGGCGCTGTAGCCCAGCACGGACTGGCTGGCAAACCAGTCCGGCTGTTCTTCGCGCT
This window of the Janthinobacterium agaricidamnosum genome carries:
- a CDS encoding alpha-amylase family glycosyl hydrolase, encoding MMSIRSPLARLLAPLPTHLRADAARRYARQEAVLLDRLGSLYGQRPDFLPWLGDLMESVGRLYAARAPALLRQDAQREEQPDWFASQSVLGYSAYVQRFGGNLQGVAARIAHLRELGVTYLHLLPFLRARAGESDGGFAVASFEEVDPALGSNADLLALTAQLRAAGISLCSDLILNHVADDHAWALGAKAGDPLLCDFFHTYPDRVQPDRYERTVGQVFPQAAPGNFTFVPELQRWVWTTFYPYQWDLNYANPAVFAAMAGAMLGLANKGIEVFRLDSTAFLWKRDGTDCMNQPEAHSLLQALRALAAIVAPGVLLKAEAIVPTPKLPAYFGSDAAPECHIAYHSSLMAAGWGALAEESTDLLQQVIAATPPLPPAASWLSYVRCHDDIGWNVLLNEAGADGPARLARIAQFFAGATGSYARGAAFQSSSADKAHGSNGMAASLAGLESAATVQEQEYALRRLLLLHGLALSFGALPVLYMGDELGMTNDRSYTQRADRAMDSRWLQRPAFDDSLLAWRHDGVSASGRLYLALRQLIDVRGRLPALAAAAPRSVLPADTPAVLALLRGDGFLNLSNFSGASQRFTLPAGEWRNSLDGSVLAGTVGLQPWHMLWLEREQDREPA